A genomic segment from Bacteroidia bacterium encodes:
- the atpB gene encoding F0F1 ATP synthase subunit A, producing MRLKTFLLLVLIGLFAYTAFADQEPKKENAMKEMIMHHILDNYEYDIVQWGHTHVTLPLPRIIYSSETGLKIFLHTHDENKLKEMGLQLDAHRHGKLLTASGNPVLDFSITKNVFSMLIVMLLLTWIMTSVAKAYKRREGQAPKGLQSLIEPIIILVRDEIVKPNIGEKHYKKFLPYMLTVFFFIWLSNLIGMLPAGPNIMGNIATTSALASLTLILVLFFSKKDYWMHLLWMPGIPLALRPLMIIVELIGFISKPITLLIRLFANITAGHVMILALIGLIFMFGAKGGLLAGLGTSVVATAFVLFVDFLELLVGFLQAAVFTMLTCMYIGDAIAEHHHEEAHH from the coding sequence ATGCGACTAAAAACGTTTTTACTTCTTGTTTTAATAGGGCTATTTGCATATACTGCTTTTGCAGATCAAGAACCTAAAAAAGAAAACGCCATGAAAGAAATGATTATGCACCACATTTTGGACAATTATGAGTATGATATTGTCCAGTGGGGGCACACACACGTAACTCTACCTCTACCTCGTATTATTTATAGTAGTGAAACAGGCTTAAAAATATTTCTACACACTCACGATGAAAATAAACTAAAAGAAATGGGCTTGCAGCTTGATGCGCATCGCCACGGTAAATTGCTCACAGCATCAGGTAATCCTGTTTTAGATTTTTCTATCACTAAAAATGTATTTTCTATGCTAATTGTTATGCTTTTGCTTACTTGGATAATGACTTCTGTGGCAAAAGCATATAAGCGCCGTGAAGGACAAGCGCCTAAGGGCTTACAATCTCTCATTGAACCTATTATCATTTTAGTGCGTGATGAAATTGTAAAACCTAACATTGGCGAAAAACATTACAAGAAATTTCTGCCTTATATGCTTACGGTTTTCTTTTTTATATGGCTCTCTAACCTTATAGGAATGCTACCCGCAGGACCTAACATTATGGGAAATATTGCCACTACTAGTGCATTAGCTTCTTTAACTCTTATTTTGGTCCTTTTCTTTTCCAAAAAAGACTATTGGATGCATCTTCTTTGGATGCCTGGTATTCCATTAGCTTTGCGCCCCTTGATGATTATTGTAGAATTGATTGGCTTTATTTCTAAACCTATCACACTTTTGATACGACTTTTTGCTAATATCACTGCGGGGCATGTTATGATTTTAGCTTTAATTGGTCTGATTTTCATGTTTGGAGCAAAAGGTGGATTGTTAGCAGGGCTAGGTACGTCTGTGGTAGCTACGGCATTCGTGCTTTTTGTTGATTTTCTTGAACTTTTAGTGGGCTTTTTACAAGCTGCGGTATTTACCATGCTTACTTGCATGTATATCGGAGATGCTATAGCTGAACACCATCATGAAGAAGCTCACCATTAA